CTGGCCCGGCCGGGCGGGCCTGGAAACCCTCCGCCATTCATTGTCACGCATCTTGAGTCCCTCCATTCGCATCGAACACATTGCGCAGGCGCCGCCCCGTTTCAGTGCGCGGCACGATGCCGTCGGCAAACGCTACGCTTACACAATAAGCCTTGCACGGGAACCGGATCCCTTCAGCGCGCGGTATGCCTGGCGCGTTCCGGGGACCGTTGAACCCGCCCGCATAGCCGAACTGGCCGCCCGCCTTGTGGGCGAACGGGATTTTGCGGGTTTCCAATGTCTCGGTTCCGATCCCACCTCGACGATACGCAAAATCGAATCCATCGAGATTCTGCCGGGCGGTGTGATTGCTCCCCGTGATGCCCGCGATCTCTGGCGCATCGAGTTTGCGGGCAGCGGATTCCTCTACAAGATGATCCGCAACATTACAGGCACCCTGGTGGATATCGCGCGCGGGCATCTGCCCGAATCCCGAATCGAGGAACGCCTTGCCTCGCGCGGTCCCTATAACGGCTATACGGCTCCTCCGCACGGTCTCACGTTGGTGGGCGTGCAATACCCCGAAGACGCGGGCGCCTGACCCCCTACGCCCTGTTCGCTTTTCAACGGTCCCGCGTCGTTTCAGCGGACACGAACGCTTTTTTCAACGTGACCGTAAACGTGCTACCGACGTCGGGACGGCTGATCACGGTGGCGTCGCCTCCATAGGCAACCGCGAGTTTCTTGACGATGGAGAGGCCGAGACCGCTGCCGAGAATATCGCGTGTTTTTCGGTTTTTGATGCGTACAAAGTCGTTGAAGATCTTGGCGCATTCTTCTTCGCTCATGCCGATGCCGGTGTCGGAAACGGACACCATGACGGTATCGTCCGCTTCGCCAATCTTGACTTCGACCGATCCGCCGTCGCGGTTGTATTTCACGGCGTTCGAGACGAGGTTGTTGAGGATGATTTCTATTTCACCGGCATCGGCCTGCATTGTCACGGGCTGGTCCGCAAGGAGACAAATTCTGATGTCGCGCGACCGGGCGTCCGGCATGGCCGTCTCGATGGCCGTGCGCGCAGCGGCGACGACGTCCACTTCAACCAGTTCACGCTTTTTCTGGCCGGATTCGATGCGCGTCAGATCGAGCAAGTCGAGGATCATCTTGCGCATGTACGCCGTCCGCGTTATGCAACGATCGATAATCTGCCGGTAAACAGTGGGATCATCGCCCGCACTGCCGTCGTGCAGCACTTGCAAGTATCCCTCGATGGCGCCGAGCGGCGCCTTCAATTCATGCGCGAGGACGGATATGAACTCGAAACGGACCTGCCGCTTTTCCCGGGCAAGCGTGCGCGCGTGCTGGGCGACAATGACGTGTTCGGCGGCCTTGCGAACAGCATTTTTCAGTTCGGCGGGCGTGAACGGTTTGGCAAGGAAATCGTAGGCGCCCTGCCGAGTCGCACGCACGGCGGTCTCGATG
The window above is part of the Candidatus Hydrogenedentota bacterium genome. Proteins encoded here:
- a CDS encoding hybrid sensor histidine kinase/response regulator, producing the protein METLQVLVCDDEPGMRMSIARALRDFTFTVADVNAGVRLETDLAETGEEAVAKIDAAPPHILLLDHKLPGISGLDVLEHIASKKMDMLTIMITAYASIETAVRATRQGAYDFLAKPFTPAELKNAVRKAAEHVIVAQHARTLAREKRQVRFEFISVLAHELKAPLGAIEGYLQVLHDGSAGDDPTVYRQIIDRCITRTAYMRKMILDLLDLTRIESGQKKRELVEVDVVAAARTAIETAMPDARSRDIRICLLADQPVTMQADAGEIEIILNNLVSNAVKYNRDGGSVEVKIGEADDTVMVSVSDTGIGMSEEECAKIFNDFVRIKNRKTRDILGSGLGLSIVKKLAVAYGGDATVISRPDVGSTFTVTLKKAFVSAETTRDR
- the truA gene encoding tRNA pseudouridine(38-40) synthase TruA yields the protein MAIVRYDGSGFAGWQKQANARTVQGVIEEALSRLAGQPVAIQGAARTDAGVHALGQVFSCDWPGRAGLETLRHSLSRILSPSIRIEHIAQAPPRFSARHDAVGKRYAYTISLAREPDPFSARYAWRVPGTVEPARIAELAARLVGERDFAGFQCLGSDPTSTIRKIESIEILPGGVIAPRDARDLWRIEFAGSGFLYKMIRNITGTLVDIARGHLPESRIEERLASRGPYNGYTAPPHGLTLVGVQYPEDAGA